In one window of Cololabis saira isolate AMF1-May2022 chromosome 23, fColSai1.1, whole genome shotgun sequence DNA:
- the LOC133424259 gene encoding endosome/lysosome-associated apoptosis and autophagy regulator family member 2-like isoform X1 produces MGQQVRSSVSSRCLVLIFILSAHTSPASARAELRPCDKTDYYYQYTECDSTGSRWRVAIPLSPGSCSDLPPPTRGTDCSFSCPSGMFLEMSMQQCTPCAAGSYSLGSGLRFDQWDAIPAGFTSLASFLDPGPNGEDMQSCNSSSWTPQGVYLESNRDECTVSLVYAVHLEKQGSVSFTYQYPDNNIFFEFYVQNEQCQEMAQTDDQKWIKVTNNGEWDTHTVSLKSGTNILYWRTTGILVGGKMVKPVLLKNIQIEGVAYTSECFPCRPGWFSPMPGSSSCQSCPSNTYSVKGASSCTACPEHLYSHEGWAECRVRPPCSERDYFQIHTACDSEGKTQVLYRWVEPKICVENATGAVKLPATGRREPCPPCNPGFYNSNDSTCLPCPPGTHSDGTYACAECPAGTEPVLGYEYKWWNVLPSNMKTSCFNVGNSKCDDMNGWEVAGDHIRSGAGSSDNDYLILSLRVPGFKVPASLSGMTGGEFGRITFVFETICSADCELYFMMVCVGLEQKDVNRKSTTVVEAWEGSKGKQSFSHSMTRNASVTYTWAFQRTNHAQDVRRYVSDTVKIYSISLTNVVDGVASACRACALVPQNSQRAGSSCVPCPAGFYIDRNTNRCQECPPDTHLAGRHTYGQDACIACGPGSISNKEHSRCYSDCSFTYTENNRTLMFDLSAMSTVASLTIGPSFTSKGTKYLHMFNISLCGHEGKRAATCTDNVTDVSSKDDQSDLAQFVSSVDSFICQSTIIPADGRGFRMAISSQSISLADTFIGATVDAVLNGVNAETDLFPENSKDVPDINFFYRSTQITASCDQGRSSVVTVRCNPEKSEQGELSVPASCPAGTCDGCTFHFLWESASACPRCTEDDYHQIDEVCKGGVQETFYVWNEPKLCIKGVLLPPRSSSACETVALWLKVGIGGGAFTAMLLVSLTCYFWKKNKRLEYKYSRLVMSANKECELPAADSCGLAEGEEPEDDVVYTQKPSLLGKLRAIANKHEGGESSESVQLNSQSDQWVLG; encoded by the exons ACGGACTACTACTACCAGTACACGGAGTGTGACAGCACAGGGTCACGATGGAGAGTCGCAATCCCGCTCAGTCCAGGCTCCTGCTCAGATCTTCCCCCGCCAACCAGAGGAACGGACTGCT CGTTCTCCTGTCCATCTGGGATGTTTTTGGAGATGTCCATGCAGCAGTGCACGCCGTGTGCAGCCGGTTCCTACTCTCTGGGCAGCGGCCTGCGCTTCGACCAATGGGACGCCATCCCCGCAGGCTTCACCAGCCTGGCCAGCTTCCTGGACCCGGGGCCCAACGGAGAAGACATGCAGTCCTGTAACAG CTCGTCATGGACGCCGCAGGGTGTGTACCTGGAGTCGAATCGTGACGAGTGCACAGTGTCTCTGGTTTATGCCGTCCACCTGGAGAAACAGGGATCGGTCTCCTTCACCTACCAGTACCCTGACAATAACATCTTCTTTGAGTTCTAC GTCCAGAATGAGCAGTGCCAGGAAATGGCCCAGACTGATGATCAGAAGTGGATTAAAGTTACCAACAACGGAGAATGGGACACGCACACA GTGAGCCTGAAGTCTGGTACGAACATCCTGTACTGGAGAACGACTGGGATTCTAGTGGGAGGGAAGATGGTCAAGCCCGTGCTGCTGAAGAACATCCAGATAGAGG GTGTCGCCTACACATCTGAGTGTTTTCCATGCCGGCCCGGTTGGTTCAGCCCGATGCCCGGCTCCTCGTCCTGCCAGTCATGCCCCAGTAACACTTACTCCGTGAAGGGGGCGTCTTCCTGCACAGCCTGCCCTGAACACCTCTACTCAC ATGAGGGGTGGGCAGAATGTCGAGTCAGGCCACCGTGCTCAGAGAGGGATTACTTCCAGATCCACACAGCCTGCGACAGCGAGGGGAAG ACGCAGGTGCTGTATCGTTGGGTGGAGCCGAAGATCTGTGTGGAGAACGCCACAGGGGCCGTGAAGCTGCCCGCCACGGGGCGGAGAGAGCCCTGCCCTCCCTGCAACCCTGGCTTCTACAACAGCAACGACTCCACGTGTTTACCCTGCCCACCCGGCACCCACTCTGACGGCACCTATG CATGTGCTGAGTGCCCTGCAGGTACCGAGCCGGTGTTGGGTTACGAGTACAAATGGTGGAATGTGCTGCCCTCCAACATGAAGACTTCTTGTTTCAACGTGGGTAATTCAAAGTGTGATGACATGAACG GATGGGAGGTTGCAGGGGACCACATTCGCAGCGGAGCTGGCAGTTCGGATAATGACTATCTCATCCTCAGCTTGCGTGTTCCCGGCTTTAA GGTCCCCGCCTCACTCTcagggatgaccgggggtgagtTTGGCCGGATAACCTTTGTGTTCGAGACCATCTGCTCTGCCGACTGTGAGCTCTACTTCATGATGGTGTGTGTTGGTTTGGAGCAGAAG GACGTGAACAGGAAGAGCACCACGGTGGTGGAGGCCTGGGAGGGCAGTAAGGGGAAGCAGTCGTTTTCACACAGCATGACCAGAAATGCCTCTGTGACGTACACGTGGGCCTTTCAGAGGACCAACCACGCTCAAGAT GTCCGTCGTTACGTCAGCGACACGGTGAAGATCTACTCCATCAGCCTGACAAACGTTGTAGACGGGGTGGCGTCAGCCTGCCGGGCCTGCGCTCTGGTACCACAGAACTCCCAGCGGGCTGGCTCCTCCTGCGTTCCCTGCCCAGCCGGATTTTACATCGACAGAAACACCAACCGATGCCAGGAGTGTCCCCCCGACACGCACCTGGCCGGGCGGCACACCTACGGCCAGGACGCCTGCATCGCCTGTGGACCCGGGAGCATCAGCAACAAG GAACATTCGCGCTGCTACAGCGATTGCTCTTTCACCTACACTGAGAACAACCGTACTCTGATGTTTGACCTCAGTGCCATGAGCACCGTGGCCTCGCTGACGATCGGCCCCAGTTTCACCTCCAAAGGCACAAAGTACCTTCACATGTTCAACATCAGCCTGTGTGGCCACGAG GGGAAGAGAgctgccacgtgcactgataaCGTCACCGACGTGTCCAGCAAAGACGACCAAAGCGATTTGGCTCAGTTTGTCAGCTCAGTGGACAGTTTCATCTGCCAATCAACCATCATCCCAGCGGATGGGCGGGGTTTCAGAATGGCCATCTCCTCCCAGTCCATCAGCCTGGCAGACACTTTTATCG GAGCAACAGTGGATGCTGTTCTCAACGGCGTGAACGCTGAAACAGATCTTTTCCCAGAAAATTCAAAAGATGTCCCAGACATCAATTTCTTCTATAG GTCGACGCAGATCACGGCCTCATGTGACCAGGGTCGGAGTTCAGTAGTTACAGTTCGCTGTAACCCAGAGAAGTCTGAACAAGGGGAACTCTCTGTCCCCGC ctCTTGTCCTGCAGGAACATGTGATGGGTGCACGTTTCACTTCCTGTGGGAGAGCGCCAGTGCCTGCCCTCGCTGCACCGAGGACGACTACCACCAGATAGATGAGGTGTGCAAGGGAGGCGTCCAG GAAACCTTTTACGTCTGGAATGAGCCGAAGTTGTGCATCAAGGGTGTGTTGCTACCTCCTCGAAGCTCTTCCGCCTGCGAGACCGTCGCTCTGTGGCTGAAAGTTGGGATCGGAGGCGGCGCTTTCACGGCCATGCTGCTCGTCTCCCTCACCTGCTATttctggaagaaaaacaagag GCTGGAGTATAAGTACTCTCGTCTGGTGATGTCTGCCAACAAGGAGTGCGAGCTGCCAGCTGCAGACAGCTGTGGCCTGGCTGAAGGAGAGGAGCCGGAAGATGATGTGGTCTACACCCAGAAACCCTCCCTGCTGGGGAAACTGCGGGCCATCGCCAACAAG CATGAGGGCGGCGAGAGCAGCGAGTCTGTGCAGCTGAACTCTCAGTCGGATCAGTGGGTCCTCGGATAA
- the LOC133424259 gene encoding endosome/lysosome-associated apoptosis and autophagy regulator family member 2-like isoform X2, whose translation MGQQVRSSVSSRCLVLIFILSAHTSPASARAELRPCDKTDYYYQYTECDSTGSRWRVAIPLSPGSCSDLPPPTRGTDCSFSCPSGMFLEMSMQQCTPCAAGSYSLGSGLRFDQWDAIPAGFTSLASFLDPGPNGEDMQSCNSSSWTPQGVYLESNRDECTVSLVYAVHLEKQGSVSFTYQYPDNNIFFEFYVQNEQCQEMAQTDDQKWIKVTNNGEWDTHTVSLKSGTNILYWRTTGILVGGKMVKPVLLKNIQIEGVAYTSECFPCRPGWFSPMPGSSSCQSCPSNTYSVKGASSCTACPEHLYSHEGWAECRVRPPCSERDYFQIHTACDSEGKTQVLYRWVEPKICVENATGAVKLPATGRREPCPPCNPGFYNSNDSTCLPCPPGTHSDGTYACAECPAGTEPVLGYEYKWWNVLPSNMKTSCFNVGNSKCDDMNGWEVAGDHIRSGAGSSDNDYLILSLRVPGFKVPASLSGMTGGEFGRITFVFETICSADCELYFMMDVNRKSTTVVEAWEGSKGKQSFSHSMTRNASVTYTWAFQRTNHAQDVRRYVSDTVKIYSISLTNVVDGVASACRACALVPQNSQRAGSSCVPCPAGFYIDRNTNRCQECPPDTHLAGRHTYGQDACIACGPGSISNKEHSRCYSDCSFTYTENNRTLMFDLSAMSTVASLTIGPSFTSKGTKYLHMFNISLCGHEGKRAATCTDNVTDVSSKDDQSDLAQFVSSVDSFICQSTIIPADGRGFRMAISSQSISLADTFIGATVDAVLNGVNAETDLFPENSKDVPDINFFYRSTQITASCDQGRSSVVTVRCNPEKSEQGELSVPASCPAGTCDGCTFHFLWESASACPRCTEDDYHQIDEVCKGGVQETFYVWNEPKLCIKGVLLPPRSSSACETVALWLKVGIGGGAFTAMLLVSLTCYFWKKNKRLEYKYSRLVMSANKECELPAADSCGLAEGEEPEDDVVYTQKPSLLGKLRAIANKHEGGESSESVQLNSQSDQWVLG comes from the exons ACGGACTACTACTACCAGTACACGGAGTGTGACAGCACAGGGTCACGATGGAGAGTCGCAATCCCGCTCAGTCCAGGCTCCTGCTCAGATCTTCCCCCGCCAACCAGAGGAACGGACTGCT CGTTCTCCTGTCCATCTGGGATGTTTTTGGAGATGTCCATGCAGCAGTGCACGCCGTGTGCAGCCGGTTCCTACTCTCTGGGCAGCGGCCTGCGCTTCGACCAATGGGACGCCATCCCCGCAGGCTTCACCAGCCTGGCCAGCTTCCTGGACCCGGGGCCCAACGGAGAAGACATGCAGTCCTGTAACAG CTCGTCATGGACGCCGCAGGGTGTGTACCTGGAGTCGAATCGTGACGAGTGCACAGTGTCTCTGGTTTATGCCGTCCACCTGGAGAAACAGGGATCGGTCTCCTTCACCTACCAGTACCCTGACAATAACATCTTCTTTGAGTTCTAC GTCCAGAATGAGCAGTGCCAGGAAATGGCCCAGACTGATGATCAGAAGTGGATTAAAGTTACCAACAACGGAGAATGGGACACGCACACA GTGAGCCTGAAGTCTGGTACGAACATCCTGTACTGGAGAACGACTGGGATTCTAGTGGGAGGGAAGATGGTCAAGCCCGTGCTGCTGAAGAACATCCAGATAGAGG GTGTCGCCTACACATCTGAGTGTTTTCCATGCCGGCCCGGTTGGTTCAGCCCGATGCCCGGCTCCTCGTCCTGCCAGTCATGCCCCAGTAACACTTACTCCGTGAAGGGGGCGTCTTCCTGCACAGCCTGCCCTGAACACCTCTACTCAC ATGAGGGGTGGGCAGAATGTCGAGTCAGGCCACCGTGCTCAGAGAGGGATTACTTCCAGATCCACACAGCCTGCGACAGCGAGGGGAAG ACGCAGGTGCTGTATCGTTGGGTGGAGCCGAAGATCTGTGTGGAGAACGCCACAGGGGCCGTGAAGCTGCCCGCCACGGGGCGGAGAGAGCCCTGCCCTCCCTGCAACCCTGGCTTCTACAACAGCAACGACTCCACGTGTTTACCCTGCCCACCCGGCACCCACTCTGACGGCACCTATG CATGTGCTGAGTGCCCTGCAGGTACCGAGCCGGTGTTGGGTTACGAGTACAAATGGTGGAATGTGCTGCCCTCCAACATGAAGACTTCTTGTTTCAACGTGGGTAATTCAAAGTGTGATGACATGAACG GATGGGAGGTTGCAGGGGACCACATTCGCAGCGGAGCTGGCAGTTCGGATAATGACTATCTCATCCTCAGCTTGCGTGTTCCCGGCTTTAA GGTCCCCGCCTCACTCTcagggatgaccgggggtgagtTTGGCCGGATAACCTTTGTGTTCGAGACCATCTGCTCTGCCGACTGTGAGCTCTACTTCATGATG GACGTGAACAGGAAGAGCACCACGGTGGTGGAGGCCTGGGAGGGCAGTAAGGGGAAGCAGTCGTTTTCACACAGCATGACCAGAAATGCCTCTGTGACGTACACGTGGGCCTTTCAGAGGACCAACCACGCTCAAGAT GTCCGTCGTTACGTCAGCGACACGGTGAAGATCTACTCCATCAGCCTGACAAACGTTGTAGACGGGGTGGCGTCAGCCTGCCGGGCCTGCGCTCTGGTACCACAGAACTCCCAGCGGGCTGGCTCCTCCTGCGTTCCCTGCCCAGCCGGATTTTACATCGACAGAAACACCAACCGATGCCAGGAGTGTCCCCCCGACACGCACCTGGCCGGGCGGCACACCTACGGCCAGGACGCCTGCATCGCCTGTGGACCCGGGAGCATCAGCAACAAG GAACATTCGCGCTGCTACAGCGATTGCTCTTTCACCTACACTGAGAACAACCGTACTCTGATGTTTGACCTCAGTGCCATGAGCACCGTGGCCTCGCTGACGATCGGCCCCAGTTTCACCTCCAAAGGCACAAAGTACCTTCACATGTTCAACATCAGCCTGTGTGGCCACGAG GGGAAGAGAgctgccacgtgcactgataaCGTCACCGACGTGTCCAGCAAAGACGACCAAAGCGATTTGGCTCAGTTTGTCAGCTCAGTGGACAGTTTCATCTGCCAATCAACCATCATCCCAGCGGATGGGCGGGGTTTCAGAATGGCCATCTCCTCCCAGTCCATCAGCCTGGCAGACACTTTTATCG GAGCAACAGTGGATGCTGTTCTCAACGGCGTGAACGCTGAAACAGATCTTTTCCCAGAAAATTCAAAAGATGTCCCAGACATCAATTTCTTCTATAG GTCGACGCAGATCACGGCCTCATGTGACCAGGGTCGGAGTTCAGTAGTTACAGTTCGCTGTAACCCAGAGAAGTCTGAACAAGGGGAACTCTCTGTCCCCGC ctCTTGTCCTGCAGGAACATGTGATGGGTGCACGTTTCACTTCCTGTGGGAGAGCGCCAGTGCCTGCCCTCGCTGCACCGAGGACGACTACCACCAGATAGATGAGGTGTGCAAGGGAGGCGTCCAG GAAACCTTTTACGTCTGGAATGAGCCGAAGTTGTGCATCAAGGGTGTGTTGCTACCTCCTCGAAGCTCTTCCGCCTGCGAGACCGTCGCTCTGTGGCTGAAAGTTGGGATCGGAGGCGGCGCTTTCACGGCCATGCTGCTCGTCTCCCTCACCTGCTATttctggaagaaaaacaagag GCTGGAGTATAAGTACTCTCGTCTGGTGATGTCTGCCAACAAGGAGTGCGAGCTGCCAGCTGCAGACAGCTGTGGCCTGGCTGAAGGAGAGGAGCCGGAAGATGATGTGGTCTACACCCAGAAACCCTCCCTGCTGGGGAAACTGCGGGCCATCGCCAACAAG CATGAGGGCGGCGAGAGCAGCGAGTCTGTGCAGCTGAACTCTCAGTCGGATCAGTGGGTCCTCGGATAA
- the LOC133424075 gene encoding tetraspanin-9, which yields MARGCICCVKYMLFLFNLFFWLGGCGLLGVGVWLSVSQGSFATLSPSFPSLSAANLIITLGTVVMVTGFLGCLGAIKENKCLLLSFFIVLLIILLAELILLILFFVYTDKVSENARRDLKEGLVLYSTDNNAGLREAWNAIQGEWKCCGVMNHNDWYAAMHENVVPDSCCQQVYQGCGHNSSNIFWPRGCYSKVEEWLDENKHLLGTIAMCVLVIQLLGMAFSMTLYQQIHRAGKKYEA from the exons ATGGCTCGTGGCTGCATCTGCTGCGTGAAATACATGCTGTTCCTCTTCAACCTGTTCTTCTGG CTGGGCGGCTGTGGGTTGCTGGGTGTTGGCGTGTGGCTCTCGGTTTCTCAGGGCAGCTTCGCCACCCTGTCCCCGTCTTTCCCGTCACTCTCCGCTGCCAATCTGATCATCACTCTTGGCACGGTTGTCATGGTGACTGGTTTCCTGGGTTGTCTGGGGGCAATCAAGGAGAATAAGTGCCTGCTGCTGAGT TTCTTCATCGTTCTGTTGATCATCCTTTTGGCAGaactcatcctcctcatcctcttcttTGTCTACACTGACAAG GTGAGTGAAAATGCCAGACGGGACCTGAAAGAAGGGCTGGTGTTGTACAGCACGGATAAcaatgctggcctgagagaaGCCTGGAACGCCATACAGGGAGAG TGGAAGTGTTGTGGCGTGATGAACCACAACGACTGGTATGCTGCCATGCATGAGAACGTGGTTCCTGACAGCTGCTGCCAGCAGGTTTATCAGGGCTGTGGACACAACTCCTCAAACATCTTTTGGCCGCGG GGTTGCTATAGCAAGGTGGAGGAGTGGCTGGATGAAAACAAACACCTTCTGGGAACCATTGCCATGTGTGTGTTGGTCATACAG CTCCTTGGTATGGCGTTCTCCATGACACTTTACCAACAGATCCACCGAGCAGGAAAGAAGTATGAAGCCTGA
- the amdhd1 gene encoding probable imidazolonepropionase: MSRNHRLLVKNAKQVVLICNDGEKYLTKHGMQNLCVIENGSIVIGSDGLIKAVGPAETIRAQYPESSFEQVIDVTGKCVLPGLVDAHTHPVWAGDRVHEFSMKLAGATYMDVHRAGGGIHFTVEHTRAAAASDLLASLSSRLLRMQRAGTTLVECKSGYGLELQTELKMLQVIEQARRSLPINISSTYCGAHAVPKGKTVAEATEDILQVQLPRLKELMSAGTLRVDNIDVFCEQGVFDLSATRSILQAGKDMNLNINFHGDELHPMNSAQLGAELGALAISHLEEVTDEGIVAMAKAKTAAVLLPTTAYILRLPQPRARDMLDTGVIVALGSDFNPNAYCCSMAIVMHLACVNMRMSMPEALAAATINAAYALGRSHTHGSLEVNKHGDLLVLNATRWEHLIYQLGGHQELIRYVIIKGNVVYDNDKTLDL; encoded by the exons atgtccagaaatCATAGACTGCTGGTGAAAAACGCCAAACAAGTGGTTTTGATCTGCAACGACGGAGAGAAGTACCTGACCAAACATGGGATGCAAAACCTCTGCGTGATTGAAAATGGAAGCATTGTAATTGGAAG TGATGGGCTGATTAAAGCTGTGGGACCGGCAGAAACCATCAGAGCTCAGTATCCAGAATCCTCCTTTGAGCAAGTGATTGATGTCACAGGAAAGTGCGTCCTGCCTG GGCTGGTTGATGCTCACACTCATCCAGTCTGGGCTGGAGACCGTGTGCATGAATTTTCAATGAAG CTGGCTGGGGCCACCTACATGGACGTGCACCGGGCCGGTGGAGGGATCCACTTCACGGTGGAGCACACGCGAGCTGCCGCCGCCTCGGACCTGCTGGCCTCCCTGAGCAGCAGGTTGCTGAGGATGCAGCGAGCCGGCACCACGCTGGTGGAGTGTAAGAGCGGCTACGGCCTGGAGCTGCAGACCGAGCTGAAGATGCTGCAGGTGATCGAGCAGGCCAGACGCTCCCTGCCCATCAACATTTCCTCCACCTACTGTGGAGCCCACGCCGTGCCCAA aGGGAAAACGGTTGCAGAAGCCACAGAAGACATCCTCCAGGTTCAGTTGCCTCGGCTGAAGGAGCTCATGTCTGCTGGGACTCTGAGAGTTGACAACATCGACGTGTTCTGTGAGCAGGGAGTGTTTGACCTTAGCGCCACCCGCTCCATCCTGCAAGCTGGCAAAGACATGAACCTCAACATCAACTTCCACGGAGATGAACTTCACCCTATGAACTCTGCTCAG ctGGGAGCAGAGCTAGGAGCCTTAGCCATCAGTCACCTGGAGGAGGTCACAGATGAAGGGATTGTTGCCATGGcaaaagcaaaaacagctgctgtCCTCCTCCCAACTACAGCTTACATCCTCCG GTTGCCCCAGCCTCGGGCCAGAGACATGCTGGATACCGGCGTCATCGTTGCCCTCGGTAGCGACTTCAACCCAAACGCCTACTGCTGCTCCATG GCGATAGTCATGCACCTGGCATGTGTCAACATGAGGATGTCCATGCCCGAGGCGCTGGCGGCTGCCACCATCAACGCAGCCTACGCCCTCGGACGGTCCCACACACACGGATCCCTGGAGGTCAACAAACACGGAGACCTGCTGGTCCTCAACGCCACACG GTGGGAGCACCTGATCTACCAGCTGGGAGGACACCAGGAGCTCATCCGTTACGTTATCATCAAAGGCAACGTCGTCTATGATAATGACAAAACTTTGGACTTGTAA
- the snrpf gene encoding small nuclear ribonucleoprotein F: protein MSLPLNPKPFLNGLTGKPVMVKLKWGMEYKGYLVSVDGYMNMQLANTEEFVDGALAGHLGEVLIRCNNVLYIRGVEEEEEDGEMRE, encoded by the exons ATG AGTTTACCTCTGAACCCAAAGCCTTTCCTGAACGGCCTGACAGGGAAGCCCGTGATGGTGAAGCTGAAGTGGGGGATGGAGTACAAGGGCTACCTGGTGTCTGTGGACGGATACATGAACATGCAG CTGGCAAACACAGAAGAGTTTGTGGATGGAGCGTTGGCAGGTCATCTCGGTGAAGTGCTCATCAG GTGCAACAATGTTTTGTACATCAGAGGcgtagaagaagaggaagaggacggAGAAATGAGAGAATGA